A genomic window from Triticum urartu cultivar G1812 chromosome 7, Tu2.1, whole genome shotgun sequence includes:
- the LOC125524715 gene encoding uncharacterized protein LOC125524715, giving the protein MDPIVNQGWTSSEVEEACSLIAMLNTNKIMYDSNDDKNKKHNYIVNSLHALFPSKTMKQVTDLYVDLAVEMHMTQWREGTHVTSGSPQNIFTFCDPFNGNYELPMEENGASSTHGIYTMGDHANENFGVREEATIMDNNGLSFGCPMENTGITVTGEAPLMADSNKMEVLENNISIDQPVVAAHQWGFWTDEEHSMGGLVNENFEAQEDEDTTMDDNGFSFRCGLEDTRIRKTEEAPMMVDKNKMVVLENNTSVDRPVVATHQRKFWTKEEHKSFLYGLEVYGRGDWKNISKHFVTTKTPVQVSSHAQKFFKRIQKKASSGTKRYSINDVRLHDNELLAANNNSVTRQALSFTGLNNDPSFKLQAPTSSLTVMNNQAQCSPSIYNQQVGHQPMWSEQQMMGSVAAVMDGVENYVPDGQQGSAYFYLGNV; this is encoded by the exons ATGGATCCAATAGTCAACCAGGGGTGGACCTCTTCCGAGGTAGAGGAGGCATGCTCACTCATTGCTATGCTCAACACCAACAAAATCATGTACGACAGTAATGATGACAAGAACAAGAAGCACAACTACATCGTGAATTCTCTCCATGCATTGTTCCCTTCAAAGACCATGAAACAGGTAACAGATCTTTATGTTGATCTCGCCGTGGAAATGCATATGACCCAGTGGAGGGAGGGGACCCATGTTACTAGTGGTAGCCCGCAAAACATTTTCACCTTTTGTGACCCTTTCAACGGTAACTATGAGCTACCGATGGAGGAGAATGGTGCTAGCAGCACACACGGTATCTACACCATGGGCGACCATGCGAATGAAAACTTCGGTGTACGAGAGGAGGCAACAATCATGGACAATAATGGATTGTCCTTTGGTTGTCCTATGGAGAATACGGGGATCACGGTGACGGGTGAGGCACCGCTGATGGCAGACAGTAACAAGATGGAGGTGTTGGAGAACAATATTTCCATAGACCAACCAGTTGTTGCCGCACATCAATGGGGTTTTTGGACCGACGAGGAACACAG CATGGGCGGCCTTGTTAATGAAAACTTTGAGGCACAAGAGGATGAGGATACAACCATGGATGATAATGGATTTTCATTTCGTTGCGGACTGGAGGATACAAGAATCCGGAAGACGGAGGAGGCTCCGATGATGGTAGACAAGAACAAGATGGTGGTCTTGGAGAACAATACTTCCGTTGATCGACCAGTTGTTGCCACACATCAACGAAAGTTTTGgaccaaagaggaacacaa GTCATTTCTTTATGGGCTGGAAGTCTATGGCCGTGGCGACTGGAAAAACATATCCAAGCACTTCGTCACCACTAAGACCCCTGTCCAAGTTTCAAGCCATGCACAAAAGTTTTTCAAGAGAATACAGAAAAAGGCATCGTCAGGGACAAAGCGTTACAGCATCAATGATGTCAGGCTCCATGACAATGAGCTATTGGCAGCAAATAATAATTCTGTCACCCGGCAAGCCCTTTCTTTCACCGGCCTCAACAATGACCCAAGCTTTAAGTTGCAGGCTCCGACGAGCTCGTTAACAGTCATGAACAACCAAGCTCAGTGCTCCCCTTCCATATATAATCAACAAGTGGGTCATCAGCCAATGTGGAGTGAGCAGCAGATGATGGGTTCTGTTGCAGCTGTTATGGACGGGGTAGAAAACTATGTGCCAGATGGCCAACAAGGGTCAGCTTATTTTTATCTTGGCAATGTATGA